From a single Lolium rigidum isolate FL_2022 chromosome 7, APGP_CSIRO_Lrig_0.1, whole genome shotgun sequence genomic region:
- the LOC124675715 gene encoding EID1-like F-box protein 2, producing MVLVVKQHRCTHSATCSCTKGHLSEDALFLVFRHMNWNPRLIATLSCVCKWFDEVAKQVLWKEFCHARAPKMMLDLHSDGSHIVDGNWKALGKLLIYCNGCTKGGLFGNVHVPGHFVFRTRFSRTAGKSFLPMQCRMDVLYVSDPCEHLDQGEEGDLGFFRGIFKSFATSRVKKILIEKRARFHPKEVCPYCKAKLWNMLHADMMPASASARLGAYDDSVEYFVCLNGHVIGLGTLLPLSDSEEAPEE from the coding sequence ATGGTGCTGGTGGTGAAGCAGCACCGCTGCACGCACTCGGCGACCTGCTCCTGCACCAAGGGCCACCTGAGCGAGGACGCGCTCTTCCTCGTCTTCCGCCACATGAACTGGAACCCGCGGCTGATCGCCACCCTCTCCTGCGTCTGCAAGTGGTTCGACGAGGTGGCCAAGCAGGTGCTCTGGAAGGAGTTCTGCCACGCCAGGGCGCCCAAGATGATGCTCGACCTGCACTCCGACGGCAGCCACATTGTGGACGGCAACTGGAAGGCGCTCGGGAAGCTGCTCATCTACTGCAACGGGTGCACCAAGGGGGGCCTCTTCGGCAAcgtccacgtcccgggccacttcGTGTTCAGGACGCGCTTCTCCAGGACCGCGGGCAAGAGCTTCCTGCCCATGCAGTGTAGGATGGACGTCCTGTACGTGTCCGATCCCTGCGAGCATCTCGATCAGGGGGAAGAGGGCGACTTGGGCTTCTTCCGTGGCATCTTCAAGTCGTTTGCCACTTCCAGGGTCAAGAAGATCTTGATTGAGAAGCGGGCTAGGTTCCACCCCAAGGAGGTCTGCCCCTATTGTAAGGCTAAGCTGTGGAACATGCTGCACGCCGACATGATGCCGGCCAGTGCTTCCGCCAGGCTGGGGGCTTACGACGATTCCGTGGAGTACTTTGTGTGCCTCAATGGACATGTTATTGGATTGGGTACCCTGCTACCGCTCTCGGATTCTGAGGAGGCGCCCGAGGAGTAA